From a single Candidatus Methanomethylicota archaeon genomic region:
- a CDS encoding radical SAM protein, whose protein sequence is MKTSMLQIFEQFINFPTTRSIIKRFVNYCEKDGKNRIEVALELYLGIRKEACLECKLAEKTIAKLIKLGGNAFGVNEDTIKERFMDVYWRRGLINVIKGLAYFGTTKPFVPGAPFQVVWNITYRCNLKCKHCYAEAGTSDYYELGTEEAKKGIKKLADWGVVILAFSGGEPLIRKDILELVKFAKDNNLYVAIATNGILLTKEKCKELKNAGVEYLQISLDGAKALTHDTFRGVSGIFDKTIEGIKNAVNEGFFVNIATTVTNHNFLEIPEIIDLCETLGVNWFMMYNFVPTGRGKCIVETDLKPEEREELLKKLWNKLKNSKVSVLSTAPQFARVALQTENPDIIPTHFYNPELHGELKSLSNFIGGCGAGRFYIAINPNGDITPCVYFPLVVGNLLNSNLEELWIELKEFKELRNRNLLEPHCGICKYRFVCGGCRARAYGYFENYLAPDPGCILNKDIYDKLMQKFIR, encoded by the coding sequence ATGAAGACTTCAATGCTTCAAATTTTTGAACAATTTATAAATTTTCCTACTACAAGGAGTATTATTAAAAGATTTGTAAATTATTGTGAAAAAGATGGAAAGAATAGAATTGAAGTTGCTTTAGAATTATATTTAGGAATTAGAAAAGAAGCTTGTTTAGAATGTAAATTAGCTGAAAAAACAATAGCTAAATTAATTAAATTAGGAGGAAATGCTTTTGGAGTTAATGAAGATACTATAAAAGAAAGATTTATGGATGTATATTGGCGTAGAGGACTTATTAATGTTATAAAAGGTTTAGCATATTTTGGAACTACAAAACCCTTTGTTCCTGGAGCTCCATTTCAAGTAGTATGGAATATAACATATAGATGTAATTTAAAATGCAAACATTGTTATGCTGAAGCAGGAACTTCAGATTATTATGAATTAGGAACAGAAGAAGCAAAAAAAGGTATTAAAAAACTTGCAGATTGGGGAGTTGTAATATTAGCATTTTCAGGTGGAGAACCATTAATAAGAAAAGATATACTTGAATTAGTAAAATTTGCAAAAGATAATAATCTATATGTTGCAATAGCCACTAATGGAATACTACTTACAAAAGAGAAATGTAAGGAATTAAAAAATGCAGGAGTAGAATATCTTCAAATAAGCTTAGATGGAGCAAAAGCTTTAACTCATGATACATTTAGAGGAGTATCAGGAATTTTTGATAAAACTATTGAAGGAATAAAAAATGCAGTTAATGAAGGATTTTTTGTAAATATTGCAACTACAGTTACAAATCATAATTTCTTAGAAATACCAGAAATAATAGATCTCTGTGAAACTTTAGGAGTAAATTGGTTTATGATGTATAATTTTGTACCTACTGGAAGAGGAAAATGCATAGTAGAAACAGATTTAAAACCTGAAGAAAGAGAAGAATTATTAAAAAAACTTTGGAATAAACTTAAAAATAGTAAAGTAAGTGTACTTTCAACTGCACCTCAATTTGCTAGAGTTGCTTTACAAACTGAAAATCCTGATATCATACCTACTCACTTTTATAATCCTGAACTTCATGGTGAATTAAAATCTTTATCAAATTTCATAGGTGGATGTGGTGCTGGTAGATTTTACATAGCAATAAATCCAAATGGTGATATAACTCCATGTGTTTATTTTCCATTAGTTGTAGGAAATCTTTTAAATTCAAATCTTGAAGAATTATGGATAGAATTAAAGGAATTCAAAGAATTAAGAAATAGAAATTTACTTGAACCACACTGTGGTATATGTAAATATAGATTTGTGTGTGGTGGTTGTAGAGCTAGAGCTTATGGATATTTTGAAAATTATCTTGCTCCAGATCCTGGTTGTATTTTAAATAAAGATATTTATGATAAACTAATGCAAAAATTTATTAGATAA
- a CDS encoding ORC1-type DNA replication protein: protein MSDSLDELFKRVLSAKIFINRDLLRPDYIPDELPHREKQILRLAETLTPILKGSRPSNVFIYGMTGTGKTAVTKYVLNRLSIEGKKKGIPLCIAYINCRHDDTNYRVLADLCEAINAKVPFTGLSTSELFRRFVKALDSSDRNMFVVLDEVDSLVKKSGDRVLYDLTRINNQLTKAKVSIIGITNDLNFTDYLDPRVRSSLGEEELVFPPYTAIELEDILKQRVDKAFFKGVIEPEVIKLCAALAAKEHGDARRALDLLRVAGEIAEREGSNKVLETHVRSAQRELEKNRVVEVIRTMPLHSKLLLISLYLLEKEKRKGCTTGEIYDIYSKISKNFGLEPLTQRRISDLINELDMLGIINAKVVSKGRYGRTKIVNLVIPISNLKEAMKEDPMTYSFFEK from the coding sequence ATGAGTGACTCATTAGATGAGTTATTTAAAAGAGTATTAAGTGCAAAAATATTCATTAATAGAGATTTACTTAGACCAGATTATATACCAGATGAATTACCTCATAGAGAAAAACAAATATTAAGACTTGCTGAAACATTAACTCCAATACTAAAAGGATCAAGACCATCTAATGTATTTATTTATGGAATGACTGGTACTGGAAAAACTGCAGTTACTAAATATGTATTAAATAGACTTTCTATAGAAGGAAAGAAAAAAGGAATTCCTCTTTGTATTGCATATATAAATTGTAGACATGATGATACAAATTATAGAGTATTAGCAGATTTGTGTGAAGCTATAAATGCAAAAGTTCCTTTTACTGGACTTTCTACTTCTGAATTATTTAGAAGATTTGTAAAAGCTTTAGATTCTTCTGATAGAAATATGTTTGTAGTTCTTGATGAAGTTGATTCTCTTGTTAAAAAATCTGGTGATAGAGTTTTATATGATTTAACTAGAATAAATAATCAATTAACTAAAGCAAAAGTAAGTATAATTGGAATTACAAATGATTTGAATTTTACAGATTATTTAGATCCAAGAGTTAGAAGTAGTCTTGGAGAAGAAGAATTAGTTTTTCCTCCATATACTGCTATAGAACTTGAAGATATACTTAAACAAAGAGTAGATAAAGCTTTTTTTAAAGGAGTAATAGAACCAGAAGTAATAAAATTATGTGCAGCATTAGCTGCAAAAGAACATGGAGATGCTAGAAGAGCTTTAGATTTACTTAGAGTTGCAGGTGAAATTGCAGAAAGAGAAGGAAGTAATAAAGTTTTAGAAACACATGTAAGAAGTGCTCAAAGAGAATTAGAAAAAAATAGAGTTGTAGAAGTAATTAGAACAATGCCATTACATTCTAAACTTTTACTAATTAGTTTATATTTACTTGAAAAAGAAAAAAGAAAAGGATGTACAACAGGAGAAATTTATGATATATATTCAAAAATTTCAAAGAATTTTGGTTTAGAACCTCTTACTCAAAGAAGAATAAGTGATTTAATAAATGAACTTGATATGTTAGGAATAATTAATGCAAAAGTAGTAAGTAAAGGAAGATATGGAAGAACTAAAATTGTTAATCTTGTAATACCTATTAGTAATTTAAAAGAAGCAATGAAAGAAGATCCTATGACTTATAGTTTCTTTGAAAAGTGA
- a CDS encoding DNA-directed DNA polymerase II small subunit, whose protein sequence is MEKSLISAYSLLLSLGYQLSPEAFSLIKESEDPEALVNKLIKNLELMKEKPIIIERTHIEPLLTKSKELPKPKKKEVLHKIKVIKGEENYFIEGKSEDFRRYFLNRFEKIKSFLISRPDVMGANSPSKLNNKQKKVKVIGLVTSKKETKDRIVIELEDEEGIVKIIFKNEFKKKASRILMDEVICVFGQLLNEGTILGEEIIWPDIIPKKRINLEGDGYIALTSDIHIGSKLFMKQEFESFIKWINGENDEKEIASKLHYLIIAGDIVDGVGVYPNQEEELIIKDIYRQYEEAAHYLSMIREDVKIIIIPGNHDACRQTLPTPPIYKDIGAPLYSLKNVIMLGDPSFVEIEGITFLITHGRSLDDVIPALPDCNFKEPQKAMAELIKSRHIAPIYGEKTPIAPEPIDRLVIDIVPDVFHAGHVHVWGISEYKGVILINSGTWQKQTKYQMSMGIEPAPGVVPVIDLSNLKISTIKFS, encoded by the coding sequence ATGGAAAAATCATTAATATCAGCATATAGTTTACTTTTAAGCTTAGGTTATCAATTATCTCCTGAAGCTTTTTCTTTAATAAAAGAGAGTGAAGATCCTGAAGCATTAGTAAATAAATTAATAAAAAATCTTGAGTTAATGAAAGAAAAACCAATAATAATTGAACGTACTCATATTGAACCTCTTTTAACAAAATCAAAAGAATTACCAAAACCTAAGAAAAAAGAAGTATTACATAAAATAAAAGTAATTAAAGGAGAAGAAAATTATTTCATAGAAGGTAAATCAGAAGATTTTAGAAGATATTTTTTAAATAGATTTGAAAAAATTAAAAGTTTTTTAATTTCAAGACCAGATGTAATGGGTGCAAATAGTCCTTCTAAATTGAATAATAAACAGAAGAAAGTTAAGGTTATTGGATTAGTAACTTCAAAAAAAGAAACTAAGGATAGAATAGTAATAGAATTGGAAGATGAAGAGGGAATTGTTAAAATTATTTTTAAGAATGAATTTAAAAAGAAAGCGTCTAGAATTCTTATGGATGAAGTTATTTGTGTTTTTGGTCAATTATTAAATGAAGGCACTATACTAGGTGAAGAAATTATATGGCCTGATATTATTCCTAAGAAGAGGATTAATCTTGAAGGAGATGGATATATTGCTTTAACATCAGATATACACATAGGTAGTAAGTTATTTATGAAACAAGAATTTGAATCTTTCATAAAATGGATTAATGGAGAAAATGATGAAAAAGAAATTGCTTCTAAATTACATTATTTAATAATAGCTGGAGATATTGTTGATGGAGTAGGAGTATATCCTAATCAAGAAGAAGAATTAATTATTAAAGATATATATAGACAATATGAAGAAGCTGCTCATTATTTATCTATGATAAGAGAAGATGTAAAAATTATAATAATTCCTGGTAATCATGATGCATGTAGACAAACTCTTCCTACACCACCAATTTATAAAGATATAGGTGCTCCTCTATATTCACTTAAAAATGTTATAATGCTTGGAGATCCTTCTTTTGTAGAAATTGAAGGTATTACTTTTTTAATAACTCATGGAAGAAGTTTAGATGATGTTATACCAGCACTTCCAGATTGTAATTTTAAAGAACCACAAAAAGCTATGGCTGAATTAATTAAATCAAGACATATTGCACCAATATATGGTGAAAAAACTCCTATTGCTCCTGAACCTATAGATAGATTAGTAATAGATATTGTTCCAGATGTATTTCATGCTGGTCATGTTCATGTATGGGGTATATCAGAATATAAAGGAGTAATATTAATAAATTCAGGAACTTGGCAAAAACAAACAAAATATCAAATGTCCATGGGTATAGAACCAGCACCAGGAGTTGTTCCAGTTATAGATCTTTCAAATTTAAAAATATCTACAATTAAGTTTTCATAA
- a CDS encoding argininosuccinate synthase → MSKIVLAYSGGLDTSVAIKWLKEKYNADIITLTLDVGQKEDFKLIEEKAYKIGAIKHYTIDAKEEFVRNYIFPAIKANAMYEDKYPVSTALSRPLIAKKLVEIAHKEGADAIAHGCTGKGNDQLRIEISAKALDPSLIVLAPTRDWGMSRDQEIEYAKKHNIPISTIAKKYSVDQNLWGRSIEGGPLENPWNIPEDDVWEWTINPEKAPNEPTIMEIEFKNGVPIKIDGESISPVELIEKVNKIAGVNGIGRIDHIEDRIVGIKSREVYECPAALTIIEAHKDLEKMVLNRRELTFKKIVDNEWTFLVYAGLWEDPLRYDLEAFIDRVNERVEGKVRVKLYKGSLIVVGRESPYSLYDIKIATYDSSSTFDQSLSKGFVTLWGLQTVVSRKFIE, encoded by the coding sequence ATAAGTAAAATAGTCCTTGCATATTCTGGAGGATTGGATACTTCTGTAGCAATAAAATGGTTAAAAGAAAAGTATAATGCTGATATTATAACTTTAACACTTGATGTAGGACAAAAAGAAGATTTTAAACTTATAGAAGAAAAAGCTTACAAAATAGGAGCTATTAAGCATTATACAATTGATGCAAAAGAAGAATTTGTAAGAAATTACATATTTCCAGCAATAAAAGCAAATGCTATGTATGAAGATAAATATCCTGTTTCAACTGCTCTTAGTAGACCATTAATAGCAAAAAAACTTGTTGAAATAGCACATAAAGAAGGAGCAGATGCTATTGCACACGGTTGTACTGGAAAAGGAAATGATCAACTTAGAATAGAAATTTCTGCAAAAGCATTGGATCCAAGCTTGATAGTATTAGCACCTACAAGAGATTGGGGAATGAGTAGAGATCAAGAAATAGAATATGCAAAAAAGCATAATATTCCAATTTCAACTATAGCTAAAAAATATAGTGTAGATCAAAATCTATGGGGAAGATCAATAGAAGGGGGGCCTTTAGAAAATCCTTGGAATATTCCTGAAGATGATGTTTGGGAATGGACAATTAATCCTGAAAAAGCTCCAAATGAACCTACAATAATGGAAATTGAATTCAAAAATGGAGTACCAATTAAAATAGATGGAGAAAGTATAAGTCCTGTAGAGCTTATAGAAAAAGTAAATAAAATTGCTGGAGTAAATGGTATTGGAAGAATTGATCATATTGAAGATAGAATTGTAGGAATAAAATCTAGAGAAGTTTATGAATGTCCAGCAGCATTAACAATTATAGAAGCTCATAAAGATTTAGAAAAAATGGTATTGAATAGAAGAGAATTAACTTTTAAGAAAATAGTAGATAATGAATGGACTTTTCTTGTATATGCTGGACTTTGGGAAGATCCATTAAGATATGATTTAGAAGCTTTTATAGATAGAGTAAATGAAAGAGTTGAAGGAAAAGTAAGAGTAAAACTCTATAAAGGTTCTTTAATAGTAGTTGGAAGAGAATCACCATATTCTTTATATGATATAAAAATTGCAACATATGATTCTTCTTCTACTTTTGATCAATCTCTATCTAAAGGATTTGTAACACTTTGGGGATTGCAAACAGTAGTTTCAAGAAAATTCATAGAGTAA
- a CDS encoding phosphate uptake regulator PhoU, whose translation MEYRRLQKSKGGSFLISIPKEWVMKNKLDSGSILKIVESEGGSLIISVEGEELESQTSFIKEEENLEKQIRTHYLMGADIIVIDLKTKITPMIRERVKEAISKLIGLEIVEEGTNTITIQCLLQPTSMPLINILKRAYSLAASMHKDAEEALLNNDIERAEIVIKRDEEVDRLYFLIVRQLRSAVRNQRLAEKLGIKVVECLDLRMAAKYIESIADYSEGIAKNVRKIYGEKINYEIMDGLKELSKTAYLLHYDAINALFKRDVKIANKVIEKNKELVDKMISVNELLSNKQQKFSTILNTVAMYMYNIGECGIDLAELVGY comes from the coding sequence TTGGAATATAGAAGATTACAGAAAAGTAAGGGAGGATCTTTCTTAATTTCCATACCAAAAGAGTGGGTTATGAAAAATAAACTTGATTCTGGTTCTATTCTTAAAATAGTAGAAAGTGAAGGAGGTTCATTAATAATATCAGTTGAAGGAGAAGAATTAGAAAGTCAAACTTCATTTATAAAAGAAGAAGAAAATCTTGAGAAACAAATTCGTACTCATTATTTAATGGGAGCAGATATTATAGTAATAGATCTTAAAACAAAAATAACACCAATGATAAGAGAAAGAGTAAAAGAAGCTATAAGTAAATTAATAGGATTGGAAATTGTAGAAGAAGGAACTAATACTATAACAATTCAATGTCTACTTCAACCAACTTCTATGCCTTTAATAAATATTTTAAAAAGAGCTTATTCTCTTGCTGCTAGTATGCATAAAGATGCTGAAGAAGCTTTATTAAATAATGATATAGAAAGAGCAGAAATTGTAATAAAAAGAGATGAAGAAGTAGATAGGCTTTATTTCTTAATTGTTAGACAATTGAGATCTGCTGTAAGAAATCAAAGACTTGCAGAAAAACTTGGAATAAAAGTTGTAGAATGTTTAGATTTAAGAATGGCTGCAAAATATATAGAAAGTATTGCAGATTATTCAGAAGGTATTGCTAAAAATGTAAGAAAAATTTATGGAGAAAAAATTAATTATGAAATAATGGATGGATTAAAAGAACTTAGTAAAACAGCATATTTATTACATTATGATGCTATTAATGCTTTATTTAAAAGAGATGTTAAAATTGCAAATAAAGTTATTGAGAAAAATAAAGAACTTGTAGATAAAATGATTAGTGTAAATGAATTATTATCTAATAAACAGCAAAAATTTTCTACTATTTTAAATACAGTGGCAATGTACATGTATAATATAGGAGAATGCGGGATAGATTTAGCTGAACTTGTAGGATATTAA
- a CDS encoding chromatin protein Cren7 has translation MAKCPKCGKEVTSPTKTWQLAPKGRKAVTIGLFKCPSCGAFFRAGIK, from the coding sequence ATGGCTAAATGTCCAAAATGTGGTAAAGAAGTAACTTCTCCAACAAAAACATGGCAATTAGCACCAAAAGGAAGAAAAGCCGTTACAATAGGATTATTTAAATGCCCATCATGTGGAGCCTTCTTTAGAGCAGGAATTAAATAA
- a CDS encoding N-glycosylase/DNA lyase translates to MAILDFINEIKNVINECKEIVNTRIKEFEEIGKNEDSVFKELCFCILTANYSAKKGMIIQYSIGDGFIHLSKEELYKKLIELGYRFPNRVNYIIEARKYYGNLLKIINEFKNSFFAREWLIKNIKGIGYKEASHFLRNIGFKDLAIIDRHILKYLINKELTNYKNLTKKRYLELEILLSSIANELNITLAELDLYIWYLSTGEILK, encoded by the coding sequence ATTGCTATACTTGATTTTATTAATGAAATAAAAAATGTAATTAATGAATGTAAAGAAATAGTTAATACTAGAATAAAAGAATTTGAAGAAATAGGAAAAAATGAAGATTCTGTTTTTAAAGAATTATGTTTTTGTATTCTTACAGCAAATTATTCTGCAAAAAAAGGAATGATTATTCAATATTCAATAGGAGATGGTTTTATTCATTTATCTAAAGAAGAACTTTATAAAAAATTAATTGAACTTGGTTATCGTTTTCCAAATAGAGTTAATTATATAATTGAAGCTAGAAAATATTATGGTAATTTATTAAAAATAATAAATGAATTTAAAAATTCATTTTTTGCAAGAGAATGGCTTATTAAAAATATAAAAGGTATTGGATATAAAGAAGCAAGTCATTTTTTAAGAAATATAGGATTTAAAGATTTAGCAATAATAGATAGACATATATTGAAATATTTAATCAATAAAGAACTTACTAATTATAAGAATTTAACTAAGAAAAGATATTTAGAACTTGAAATACTTTTATCTTCAATTGCTAATGAACTTAATATAACACTTGCTGAACTAGATCTTTACATATGGTACTTAAGTACAGGAGAAATTTTAAAATAA
- a CDS encoding nitrilase-related carbon-nitrogen hydrolase, with the protein MKIGIIQIFSNENKEENIKKAIEYSEKAINEGAELLVLPELFNFHSIKSEKENYLKNAEDDEGQTIKEFLSLSKKYNVTFITGSITEKYFNNLYNTSYIVSKGSILGKYRKIHLFKYEDIDESKIFTPGEEPLVVECLGTKIGITICFDLRFPEIFRIEALMGARIIVNVAAFLEKTGRMHWLPLLKTRAIENQVFIIAANQPNGGIRKYYGHSCVIDPWGRCLAIASNKEEILLVDINMEIVENIRRKMPLLEMIKFEIKKRNEFI; encoded by the coding sequence ATGAAAATAGGAATAATACAAATATTTAGTAATGAAAATAAAGAAGAAAATATTAAAAAAGCAATTGAATATTCTGAAAAAGCAATAAATGAAGGTGCAGAATTATTAGTACTTCCTGAATTATTTAATTTTCATTCAATAAAGAGTGAAAAAGAAAATTATTTAAAAAATGCTGAAGATGATGAAGGACAAACTATTAAAGAATTTCTAAGTCTTTCAAAAAAATATAATGTTACATTTATTACTGGAAGTATAACTGAAAAATATTTCAATAATTTATATAATACTTCTTATATTGTTTCAAAAGGTAGTATATTAGGTAAATATAGAAAAATTCATTTATTTAAATATGAAGATATTGATGAAAGTAAAATATTTACACCAGGAGAAGAACCTCTCGTAGTAGAATGCTTAGGAACTAAAATAGGTATAACAATTTGTTTTGATTTAAGATTTCCTGAAATATTTAGAATAGAAGCATTAATGGGAGCTAGAATTATAGTTAATGTTGCTGCATTTCTTGAAAAAACTGGTAGAATGCATTGGCTACCATTACTTAAAACTAGAGCTATAGAAAATCAAGTCTTCATAATAGCTGCAAATCAACCAAATGGAGGAATAAGAAAATACTATGGACATAGTTGTGTAATAGATCCTTGGGGGAGGTGTTTAGCAATAGCAAGTAATAAAGAAGAAATTTTATTAGTAGATATAAATATGGAAATTGTGGAAAATATTAGAAGGAAAATGCCATTATTAGAAATGATTAAATTTGAAATAAAAAAAAGAAATGAATTTATTTAA
- the argH gene encoding argininosuccinate lyase: MKIVRGGRLEGDLSKEIAEFISSFKHDNYIINEVLEINLAHLLSLIDIGIINKEEGKAIAKTIMEMHIEEIPPEMEDIHMLIESKLIEKLGEIGGKLHTGKSRNDQVATAIRMRLRRFLIEICKNIINLQEVLIKKAKFYKNSLMPGFTHLQHAQPTSIPHYLIAYFDMFNRSFERLISSYKRINISPMGSAALAGTGYNIDRIKLANYLGFDGLVENTLDAVSTRDFALEVVSNLAIMMIDISRLAEEIIIWATSEFNYIELPDEHSSTSSIMPQKKNPVTAEILRAKCGEILGELISMLTIMKALPLSYNLDMQELTPHLWKACEITNKSIYIISNLIDKIKFNENRMIESIINSSSVATELADTLVKYYGIPFRISHKIVGEIVKEIYPQSLSKMNPEEISEMIYKKIGKRPEVEIIKKAIDPYYNINVRNVIGGPSPSEIDKMINSRIEIINLNKILIETIEKRLNEKLELLKKEINSLF; this comes from the coding sequence TTGAAAATTGTTAGAGGTGGAAGATTAGAAGGTGATTTATCTAAAGAGATAGCAGAATTTATTTCTTCATTTAAACATGATAATTATATAATAAATGAAGTTTTAGAAATAAATTTAGCACATCTTCTCTCTCTTATAGATATAGGAATTATAAATAAAGAAGAAGGAAAAGCAATAGCAAAAACAATTATGGAAATGCATATAGAAGAAATTCCACCAGAAATGGAAGATATACATATGTTAATAGAGAGTAAATTAATAGAAAAATTAGGAGAAATTGGTGGTAAATTACATACTGGAAAAAGTAGAAATGATCAAGTAGCTACAGCAATAAGAATGAGATTAAGAAGATTTTTAATTGAAATTTGTAAAAATATTATAAATCTTCAAGAAGTTCTTATTAAAAAAGCAAAATTTTATAAAAATTCATTAATGCCTGGTTTTACTCATCTTCAACATGCTCAACCTACTTCTATACCACATTATTTAATTGCATATTTTGATATGTTTAATAGAAGTTTTGAGAGACTTATTTCAAGTTATAAAAGAATAAATATTTCTCCAATGGGTTCTGCTGCTCTAGCTGGAACTGGATATAATATTGATAGAATAAAATTAGCAAATTATTTAGGATTTGATGGTTTAGTAGAAAATACATTAGATGCTGTATCAACAAGGGATTTTGCACTTGAAGTAGTATCTAATTTAGCTATAATGATGATTGATATAAGTAGATTAGCAGAAGAGATAATAATTTGGGCAACTAGTGAATTTAATTATATTGAGTTGCCAGATGAACATTCTTCTACAAGTAGTATAATGCCTCAAAAGAAAAATCCAGTTACTGCAGAAATTTTAAGAGCAAAATGTGGAGAAATTTTAGGAGAATTAATATCCATGCTTACTATAATGAAAGCTCTTCCTCTTTCATATAATTTAGATATGCAAGAATTAACGCCTCATTTATGGAAAGCTTGTGAAATTACTAATAAATCAATTTATATTATTTCAAATTTAATTGATAAAATTAAATTTAATGAAAATCGTATGATAGAATCAATAATTAATAGTTCTTCTGTTGCTACAGAACTTGCAGATACATTAGTAAAATATTATGGTATTCCTTTTAGAATTTCACATAAAATAGTTGGAGAAATTGTAAAAGAAATTTATCCACAATCTCTTTCAAAAATGAATCCTGAAGAAATTTCAGAAATGATTTATAAAAAAATAGGTAAAAGACCAGAAGTAGAAATTATTAAAAAAGCAATAGATCCATACTATAATATTAATGTTAGAAATGTAATTGGAGGACCTTCTCCTTCTGAAATTGATAAAATGATAAATTCAAGAATTGAAATAATTAATTTAAATAAAATTTTAATTGAAACTATTGAAAAAAGATTAAATGAAAAATTAGAATTATTAAAAAAAGAAATTAATTCTTTATTTTAA
- a CDS encoding Trm112 family protein — protein sequence MKKKLLDILACPICKYYPLELLIFNEKEEIEEGLLICNNCNRWYPIIEAIPHMLPDDLRDKEEDLNFLKKWKNNIPEKILKNGKPFNLEE from the coding sequence ATGAAAAAGAAACTCCTTGATATACTTGCTTGTCCAATATGTAAATACTATCCATTAGAATTACTAATTTTTAATGAAAAAGAAGAAATAGAAGAAGGATTATTAATATGTAATAATTGCAATAGATGGTATCCAATAATTGAGGCCATACCTCACATGCTTCCAGATGATTTAAGAGATAAAGAAGAAGATCTTAATTTTCTTAAGAAATGGAAAAACAATATTCCTGAAAAAATTTTAAAAAATGGAAAACCATTTAATTTAGAAGAATGA
- a CDS encoding DUF99 family protein, whose translation MKKIMAVCGGGFRKNIDKNTIIILLITEGIILKRIIIKSIEVDGLDATDKILEGIEEEKVEVLIAGSIPLAGFNLINAKEIFNKKEVPSIFILEREPNINAVKEALIKHFKDWKERLAILEEVKINKVHTLKGEIILGIMGMKLEEAIKIIEETTIFGKTPEPLRLAKILAKSITKIMKT comes from the coding sequence ATGAAAAAGATAATGGCAGTATGTGGAGGAGGATTTAGAAAAAATATTGATAAAAATACAATAATTATACTTTTAATAACAGAAGGAATAATTTTAAAAAGAATTATTATTAAATCAATTGAAGTTGATGGATTAGATGCAACTGATAAGATATTAGAAGGAATAGAAGAAGAAAAAGTTGAAGTATTAATTGCTGGAAGTATACCATTAGCAGGATTTAATTTAATAAATGCTAAAGAAATATTTAATAAAAAAGAAGTTCCTTCAATTTTTATTTTAGAAAGAGAACCAAATATTAATGCTGTAAAAGAAGCTTTAATAAAACATTTTAAAGATTGGAAAGAAAGATTAGCTATTTTAGAAGAAGTAAAAATAAATAAAGTTCATACTTTAAAAGGAGAGATTATTTTAGGAATTATGGGAATGAAATTAGAAGAAGCTATAAAAATTATAGAAGAAACTACAATTTTTGGAAAAACTCCTGAACCTTTAAGATTAGCAAAAATTTTAGCTAAATCTATTACTAAAATTATGAAAACTTAA
- the speD gene encoding adenosylmethionine decarboxylase, which yields MRELGRHVILELFGCDAKALDDLKSITETLRKSAKEAGAKIVGETFHKFSPQGVSGVVIIAESHLSIHTWPEIGYAAIDIFTCSNNVDPSKAFKIITEALRPRTMSIMEVKRGLLMGDKV from the coding sequence ATGAGAGAATTGGGGAGACATGTAATACTTGAACTATTTGGATGTGATGCAAAAGCATTAGATGACTTAAAAAGTATAACAGAGACTTTAAGAAAAAGTGCAAAAGAAGCTGGTGCAAAAATTGTTGGAGAGACTTTCCATAAATTCAGTCCCCAAGGAGTGAGTGGAGTAGTAATAATAGCTGAGTCCCACCTTTCCATTCATACTTGGCCTGAAATAGGATATGCTGCCATAGACATATTCACTTGTAGTAACAATGTAGATCCATCAAAAGCTTTTAAAATAATAACAGAGGCGTTGAGGCCAAGAACAATGAGCATTATGGAAGTAAAAAGGGGGTTATTAATGGGGGATAAGGTTTAG